The DNA sequence GGGCGGAGTGACGACGAGCATCGCGGGGCGCTCCTCCGCGCAGGATAGACGACGTCGCCCGGCGACGGGAGGGCCAGCCTCGCCCAGCGACGCGCCTCCCCGTGCTCCGCTCGCGGCGCACGGGCGCTCGTGCCTGCGGCATCCACCAGGCGCTGGCCGGCAGGAGCAATTGTCGCCGGCCGGCAAGCCCAACTGATCCGGAGCACGGCGTGTGCGAGGGCCGGGATCACGCGGTGGAGTTCTTCGTCACGAACGACACGGTGCGCGACCCAGACGATCTCGCGCGGCTCGGCCTGCCGGAGCAGCGCTTCGAAGCCGCCCGGCGACTTGAGCAGGAAGTCGTTCGCGTCCATGCCCTTCGGAAACACCGCGCGGAAGCACTCGAGCCCGGCCTCGCCGAGGCGATCCGCGACCTTCTGCGCGGCGCGGTCTCCCTCGGGGCTGCGCCGAAGCGCGATCATGACCTGCTACACGCACCCGAGCGGCGAGGACCTCGTCCGCGCCGTCGAGCAACTCCGCTGCTGAGGGAGGCGGGACGACTTCCTTCTTGCCCTTCCCGCCTAAGAGGACAATATCTTGTCCCATGGGCAGGTCAGCAAATGGTCCCACTTCCGCCCTGCAGGTCGCGGAGGACATCGTTCCCATCGGCGAGCTGAAGGCCCACCTCTCCGAGAAGATCCGGGCGCTCCGGGGCAGACGCCGACCGCTCGTCGTGACGCAGAACGGGAAGGCGGCGGCGGTGATGCTCGCGCCCGAAGACTTCGACCGACTGACGACCCAAGCGCGTTTCGTTGCGGCCGTTCAGGACGGGCTCGGCGATCTCGACGCGGGTCGAGTCATCAGCGACGAGGACCTCGGCCATCGCCTCGACGCGCGCTTCGGCTCGGTGAGAAAGCCCACCAAGAAGAAGTGATGCTTCGCTGGACCGAGCGCGCAGCAGCCGATCTGATGGCGATCGGCGAGTACATCGCGGCCGATAACCCCACCGCCGCCCGCGCGTGGGTCGAGAAGCTCAGGCAGCGCGCAGTGAAGGCCTCGAAGATGCCGCGCACGGGCCGAGTCGTCCCGGAAATCGCGCGAGACGATGTGCGCGAGGTCTTCCAGCGCACGTACCGCATCGTCTACCGGGTCGTCGGCGACGGCATCGTCGTGCTCACGGTGTTCGAGGGGCACCGCCTTCTGGGCAAGCTCGACCCCGACCAAGACTGACCCTCTCTTTCGCTCAGCCCCGCGATGCAGCGCGGAGGTTGATGGTTCCGGAAAATCTGCTGCATCCCGTTCCGGAAATTCTGCGGTTCCAAGACGAAAGGAGCGTGCAGGATGATCTGGGTGTTGATCATGGCGATCATGGGTGCGCTGATGCCGGCGAAGGGCTCGAAGCGGTGCGACGACGGAACCGGAAGCAGTCGGCGACGGTCTTCGCAGGCGAGGTGAGCTGCACCTTCACGCCGTCGATGAGGCGTCTCTCGACGCCATGCCCCAGGGCTCCACCGCTCGCGCGGATGACCTCGAGCGTCGGCGAACTCACCTTCGGCATGCGCGCGTGCCGGTCGATGAGCACCCAGACCACGTGCGGGGCCTCGCTCGTCAGGCCGTCGACCTGGAGCGCGCTGAGCAGGCAGATGACCGCATGCGGG is a window from the Deltaproteobacteria bacterium genome containing:
- a CDS encoding type II toxin-antitoxin system Phd/YefM family antitoxin; the encoded protein is MGRSANGPTSALQVAEDIVPIGELKAHLSEKIRALRGRRRPLVVTQNGKAAAVMLAPEDFDRLTTQARFVAAVQDGLGDLDAGRVISDEDLGHRLDARFGSVRKPTKKK
- a CDS encoding type II toxin-antitoxin system RelE/ParE family toxin, whose translation is MLRWTERAAADLMAIGEYIAADNPTAARAWVEKLRQRAVKASKMPRTGRVVPEIARDDVREVFQRTYRIVYRVVGDGIVVLTVFEGHRLLGKLDPDQD
- a CDS encoding type IV toxin-antitoxin system AbiEi family antitoxin domain-containing protein, producing the protein MSPAAPTKTTTLLRLARNGPVRARDLDDAGIPRAYLKRLCDRGLLEQVDRGLYRLADAPVTELSSLSEVSKRVPHAVICLLSALQVDGLTSEAPHVVWVLIDRHARMPKVSSPTLEVIRASGGALGHGVERRLIDGVKVQLTSPAKTVADCFRFRRRTASSPSPASAHP